A genome region from Hippopotamus amphibius kiboko isolate mHipAmp2 chromosome 1, mHipAmp2.hap2, whole genome shotgun sequence includes the following:
- the NBL1 gene encoding neuroblastoma suppressor of tumorigenicity 1 isoform X2, whose translation MLEGGPGRMCCALAPERSSSFSSKISSRARACSPPLPHPHGSQAAGAGRDAGEVCSGTSAEQMCRQALQQLISMDLLWRQFSVRRVCGQEGLRAPKATGTMLRVLVGAVFPAMLLAAPPPINKLALFPDKSAWCEAKNITQIVGHSGCEAKSIQNRACLGQCFSYSVPNTFPQSTESLVHCDSCMPAQSMWEIVTLECPGHEEVPRVDKLVEKILHCSCQACGKEPSHEGLSVYVQGEDAQGSPPGPHPHPHPGGQTPEPEDPPGAPHAEEEGAED comes from the exons ATGCTGGAGGGTGGACCGGGGAGGATGTGCTGTGCGTTAGCCCCGGAGAGGTCTTCATCCTTTTCAAGTAAAATTTCCAGCCGAGCGAgagcctgctccccacccctgccccacccccacggtTCGCAGGCTGCGGGAGCCGGCAGGGATGCTGGTGAAGTCTGCAGCGGGACTTCTGCTGAGCAGATGTGTAGGCAGGCCCTGCAGCAGCTCATTAGCATGGATTTGCTTTGGAGACAGTTTTCGGTCAGGAGGGTCTGCGGGCAGGAGGGCC tcaG GGCTCCAAAGGCCACGGGCACGATGCTTCGGGTCCTGGTGGGGGCTGTCTTCCCCGCCATGCTGCTGGCTGCTCCACCGCCCATCAACAAGCTGGCACTGTTCCCAGATAAGAGCGCCTGGTGCGAGGCCAAGAACATCACCCAGATCGTGGGCCACAGCGGCTGTGAGGCCAAGTCCATCCAGAACAG GGCGTGCCTGGGACAGTGCTTCAGCTACAGCGTTCCCAATACCTTCCCGCAGTCTACAGAGTCCCTGGTGCACTGCGACTCCTGCATGCCGGCCCAGTCCATGTGGGAGATT GTGACTTTGGAGTGCCCCGGCCACGAGGAGGTGCCCAGGGTGGACAAGCTGGTGGAGAAGATCCTGCACTGCAGCTGCCAGGCGTGCGGCAAGGAGCCCAGTCACGAGGGGCTGAGTGTCTACGTGCAGGGCGAGGACGCGCAGGGCTCCccgcccggcccccacccccacccccaccctggcggGCAGACCCCTGAGCCCGAGGATCCCCCTGGGGCCCCCCATGCCGAGGAAGAGGGGGCTGAGGACTGA
- the NBL1 gene encoding neuroblastoma suppressor of tumorigenicity 1 isoform X1 has protein sequence MLRVLVGAVFPAMLLAAPPPINKLALFPDKSAWCEAKNITQIVGHSGCEAKSIQNRACLGQCFSYSVPNTFPQSTESLVHCDSCMPAQSMWEIVTLECPGHEEVPRVDKLVEKILHCSCQACGKEPSHEGLSVYVQGEDAQGSPPGPHPHPHPGGQTPEPEDPPGAPHAEEEGAED, from the exons ATGCTTCGGGTCCTGGTGGGGGCTGTCTTCCCCGCCATGCTGCTGGCTGCTCCACCGCCCATCAACAAGCTGGCACTGTTCCCAGATAAGAGCGCCTGGTGCGAGGCCAAGAACATCACCCAGATCGTGGGCCACAGCGGCTGTGAGGCCAAGTCCATCCAGAACAG GGCGTGCCTGGGACAGTGCTTCAGCTACAGCGTTCCCAATACCTTCCCGCAGTCTACAGAGTCCCTGGTGCACTGCGACTCCTGCATGCCGGCCCAGTCCATGTGGGAGATT GTGACTTTGGAGTGCCCCGGCCACGAGGAGGTGCCCAGGGTGGACAAGCTGGTGGAGAAGATCCTGCACTGCAGCTGCCAGGCGTGCGGCAAGGAGCCCAGTCACGAGGGGCTGAGTGTCTACGTGCAGGGCGAGGACGCGCAGGGCTCCccgcccggcccccacccccacccccaccctggcggGCAGACCCCTGAGCCCGAGGATCCCCCTGGGGCCCCCCATGCCGAGGAAGAGGGGGCTGAGGACTGA